A single Candoia aspera isolate rCanAsp1 chromosome 7, rCanAsp1.hap2, whole genome shotgun sequence DNA region contains:
- the RAD51AP1 gene encoding RAD51-associated protein 1, with amino-acid sequence MSIAARKRQRPEGAPTRHGAGCPGFYRSAGGIPGETGLKSCRDLRWVRRSPKRPPAAAWGEATLTRAPFPRCRSRPEGHRRGTPRRPGRDHRHEGAPRPPPTPLARMRAVRFGPGRGRLSQAPRAGSGKPEGDLPLLARNDPRRSAVLSRARAGPSRDPGTPRRRPSPARVEKQQLKHRNSHVAVFEKAPGPDRRQRDGVQIGGAASSRAASAYASPPVSAGLRLQARPSASRPGRKQKRAPLGGDPGRAPADARSGAARSLPPAARRGGSRRGAPPLLLPAPGMARRSGRSGRAAGAARLEEGDEDEDFAAPPKRPRPPGKRVPLDDKLFQRDLEVTLALSLNEYSGNNNKIQKEGDHAEPKEAIEDFRQEAPLSMPGKGSDDNTCASQGNTQPPLEVELGSSESVGKPLKTSSPSVPKKPSWTPPAALGGKSSQFRRVPVKSPVHGLRLGLSRFAKVKPLHPHCAST; translated from the exons ATGAGTATTGCTGCACGGAAGAGACAAAG GCCGGAGGGGGCCCCGACGAGGCACGGCGCTGGCTGTCCCGGATTTTACCGGAGCGCCGGGGGCATCCCCGGAGAGACCGGCCTTAAGTCCTGCCGAGACCTCCGTTGGGTCCGGCGGTCTCCCAAAAGGCCTCCCGCTGCCGCCTGGGGAGAGGCCACCCTTACCCGGGCGCCCTTCCCTCGGTGCCGGTCGAGGCCGGAGGGCCACCGCCGGGGAACGCCCCGGAGGCCTGGGCGCGACCACCGGCACGAAGGGGCCCCGAGGCCTCCGCCGACCCCGCTCGCGAGGATGCGGGCCGTCCGCTTCGGCCCGGGAAGAGGGCGGCTCTCGCAGGCCCCGCGCGCAGGTTCAGGGAAGCCGGAAGGGGACCTCCCGCTGCTGGCCAGGAACGACCCGCGACGCTCGGCCGTTCTGAGCCGGGCTCGCGCCGGGCCTTCGAGGGATCCGGGGACCCCGCGAAGAAGGCCCTCCCCGGCCCGGGTCGAGAAGCAGCAGCTTAAACATCGCAATTCACACGTGGCCGTCTTCGAGAAGGCTCCAGGGCCCGACCGGAGACAACGGGACGGAGTTCAGATCGGCGGCGCGGCCTCTTCCCGCGCCGCGTCAGCCTACGCGTCGCCTCCGGTCTCGGCCGGCCTCCGGCTTCAGGCCAGGCCAAGCGCCTCCCGGCCGGGTCGGAAACAGAAGCGCGCCCCTCTCGGCGGGGATCCCGGGCGGGCGCCGGCCGACGCGAGAAGCGGCGCCGCCCGGAGCCTCCCTCCCGCAGCCCGCCGGGGCGGAAGCCGCCGCGGAGCCCCGCCCCTTCTGCTTCCGGCGCCGGGCATGGCGCGCAG GAGCGGCAGGAGCGGGCGGGCGGCCGGCGCGGCCCGGCTCGAGGAGGGCGACGAGG ACGAGGACTTCGCCGCGCCGCCGAAGAGGCCTCGCCCCCCCGGGAAGAG AGTTCCCCTGGATGACAAACTTTTCCAGAGAGACTTGGAAGTTACCTTAGCGCTGTCGCTGAATGAATACTCaggaaacaacaataaaatacagaaagaag GTGACCATGCTGAACCTAAGGAAGCCATAGAGGATTTCAGACAGGAAGCCCCGTTATCCATGCCAGGGAAGGGCAGTGATGATAACACCTGTGCCA GTCAGGGAAACACTCAGCCACCTTTGGAGGTTGAATTAGGTTCTTCAGAATCAGTTGGGAAGCCTTTGAAGACCTCAAGCCCTTCAGTGCCCAAGAAACCCAGCTGGACCCCCCCAG cTGCATTAGGAGGCAAAAGCAGCCAGTTCAGAAGAGTCCCTGTTAAATCACCTGTTCATGGTCTCCGGCTTGGCCTCTCCAGATTTGCAAAAGTGAAACCCCTGCACCCACATTGTGCCAGTACCTGA
- the FGF23 gene encoding fibroblast growth factor 23: MTPAPAAALLRALRLLLPLAVCGWEPAAGFPDFSPLLNPNWGNADHLLHLYTSGARNSFHLQIHANGRVDGSPSQTLYSALIIKSEGAGYVVIHGAKSGLFLCMDINGDIFGSHYFSYEDCIFKHWTLENGYDVYQSPKHSYLVSLGKAKQPLFPNKNPPIYSQFLARRNEIPLVQFNTPRPRRHTRGAGADPCESIVSAGKMPEEGPGEAQLAIHPGLTSSNSEERDPNSATLNRRFSSPRTDS; encoded by the exons ATGACCCCTGCCCCGGCCGCAGCCCTTCTCCGCGCCCTGAGGCTCCTGCTGCCGCTGGCCGTCTGCGGCTGGGAGCCCGCGGCCGGTTTCCCCGACTTCTCCCCGCTGCTCAACCCCAACTGGGGCAACGCCGACCACCTGTTGCACCTCTACACCTCCGGCGCCCGGAACAGCTTCCACCTGCAGATCCACGCCAACGGCCGCGTGGACGGCAGCCCGTCCCAGACCTTGTACA GTGCTTTGATAATCAAATCTGAAGGTGCAGGCTATGTAGTGATCCATGGGGCAAAGAGTGGACTCTTCCTTTGTATGGACATTAACGGAGATATCTTTGGATCG CATTACTTCAGCTACGAGGATTGCATTTTCAAACACTGGACTCTGGAAAATGGCTATGATGTCTACCAGTCCCCCAAGCACAGTTACCTAGTCAGCCTAGGAAAGGCCAAGCAACCTCTCTTTCCCAACAAGAACCCACCAATTTACTCGCAGTTTTTAGCCAGGAGAAATGAAATCCCCTTGGTCCAGTTCAACACGCCAAGGCCTCGCCGACACACGCGGGGTGCTGGCGCTGATCCCTGCGAGAGCATCGTGTCAGCCGGCAAGATGCCAGAAGAAGGTCCAGGGGAGGCTCAGCTGGCCATCCACCCCGGCTTGACCAGTTCAAATTCTGAGGAGAGAGACCCAAACAGTGCTACGCTGAACAGAAGGTTTTCCAGTCCTAGGACAGATTCCTGA